A window of Dorea formicigenerans contains these coding sequences:
- a CDS encoding Rpn family recombination-promoting nuclease/putative transposase, which produces MERTENLIMQEDRWKPLKEMNLTDDFLFDVATAELENCKTIIELSTGLRLKSLKWKEGQKVIHNIPGKRGIRMDFVAESEDGRVFDVEMQNRKEGNIPKRTRFYQALMDAPMLKSGEKGFDKLKPLFIIVICDYDPYGMKKYCYTFESRCKEQPDLLLGDEVTKLFLSTKGENGDEVSKELVDFLHYITESNEHGLPEECDERLRRLHESIQEIKTSTSVEVEYMKMEERERLVKEEAIERGLREGRIRGREEGRIEGRIEGREEGRKEGERIGEERLANLLMKLSKQNRQEDSIKALEDLEYRKKLYEEFGV; this is translated from the coding sequence ATGGAGAGAACCGAAAACTTAATCATGCAGGAAGACAGATGGAAGCCATTAAAGGAGATGAATCTCACGGACGATTTTCTATTTGATGTGGCAACCGCGGAACTGGAAAATTGCAAGACAATTATCGAATTATCTACTGGTTTGCGATTAAAAAGCCTCAAGTGGAAAGAAGGTCAGAAGGTTATTCACAATATTCCGGGAAAACGTGGAATCCGAATGGATTTTGTCGCAGAATCTGAAGATGGTCGCGTTTTTGATGTAGAGATGCAGAATCGGAAGGAAGGAAATATTCCAAAACGAACCAGATTCTATCAGGCATTGATGGACGCACCAATGTTGAAAAGCGGTGAAAAAGGTTTTGATAAGCTAAAACCGCTGTTTATTATTGTAATTTGTGACTATGATCCATATGGAATGAAGAAGTATTGCTATACGTTTGAAAGTCGCTGCAAGGAACAGCCGGATTTATTACTTGGAGATGAGGTTACAAAATTATTTCTCAGTACAAAAGGGGAAAATGGAGATGAAGTATCGAAAGAATTAGTGGATTTTCTTCATTATATTACTGAGAGTAATGAACATGGACTTCCAGAGGAATGTGATGAAAGACTTCGCCGTCTGCATGAGAGTATACAGGAGATAAAAACAAGTACAAGTGTGGAGGTCGAGTATATGAAGATGGAAGAAAGAGAAAGACTGGTAAAAGAAGAGGCAATAGAGCGAGGTTTAAGAGAAGGGAGAATACGAGGAAGAGAGGAAGGAAGAATAGAAGGAAGAATAGAAGGAAGAGAGGAAGGAAGAAAAGAAGGAGAACGTATAGGGGAAGAACGGCTTGCTAATTTATTAATGAAGCTTTCAAAGCAGAATCGTCAGGAAGATAGTATTAAGGCGTTGGAGGATTTGGAATATCGTAAGAAATTGTATGAGGAATTTGGCGTATAA
- a CDS encoding methylcobamide--CoM methyltransferase, whose protein sequence is MGDIKDFNCTYDNSAGIRSEVTEGLGLTFPDAYTYCDTMVTLSKVLKEKDKTVICELPFCHTLEAEAMGGIINLGNEIAGPRAGGYVCTDVEEILNLPDMDFTKGRIQETLLACKKLREEGEHVVFEVAGPFTILNVLIDARYVFKGMRKKPEVMEKVFWKLGDQILKYMELVKEYGGDLISYADSSGGVNILGPKMMEAVTVNFTYPFLKKVEQLADDKTMILLCPKTTLALIGTEKAKFVDHQLEEPIGYAQACIHMIGKAHFAGQMCIKNVGYQLNHGIFKEVKLL, encoded by the coding sequence ATGGGAGATATAAAAGATTTTAATTGTACATATGATAATTCAGCAGGAATTCGTTCAGAAGTGACAGAAGGACTGGGACTAACATTTCCAGATGCATACACATACTGTGATACAATGGTGACTCTTTCAAAAGTGTTGAAAGAGAAAGATAAAACAGTTATATGTGAACTTCCATTTTGCCATACATTAGAGGCAGAGGCTATGGGAGGAATTATAAATCTTGGAAATGAGATTGCAGGTCCGAGAGCTGGAGGATATGTCTGTACAGATGTAGAAGAAATATTAAATCTGCCGGACATGGATTTCACGAAAGGACGAATTCAAGAGACTCTTCTTGCATGTAAAAAACTTCGTGAAGAAGGAGAACATGTTGTATTCGAAGTGGCAGGACCATTTACAATTCTCAATGTGCTGATCGATGCAAGATATGTGTTCAAGGGAATGCGAAAAAAACCGGAAGTGATGGAAAAGGTCTTCTGGAAACTGGGAGATCAGATTTTGAAATATATGGAACTGGTGAAAGAGTACGGGGGAGATTTGATCAGCTATGCAGATTCTTCTGGCGGAGTGAATATTCTGGGACCGAAGATGATGGAAGCTGTTACGGTGAATTTTACGTACCCATTCTTGAAGAAAGTAGAGCAGCTTGCCGATGATAAGACTATGATTCTGCTCTGCCCGAAAACGACGCTTGCTCTTATTGGAACAGAAAAAGCGAAGTTTGTGGACCATCAGTTAGAAGAGCCAATCGGATATGCACAGGCCTGCATTCATATGATCGGAAAAGCACATTTTGCCGGACAGATGTGTATTAAGAATGTTGGCTATCAGCTGAATCATGGGATTTTTAAAGAAGTAAAGCTATTGTAG
- a CDS encoding ASKHA domain-containing protein, with amino-acid sequence MYKLRVVQSGKQYDYEPGASLLEILLAQNIFIDNPCNGKGVCGKCKVRIVSGEVGEVSSTELRFLKPEEVKSGVRLSCMVHPQCDLEVELMQKERKHEVLSKGYVPKFEKDLDIVKQIVNIHKPLLTDQTPFEDQIKEQLSNVEFPFSVLRGFCFKEGSYTAVIHREKDGKKVLMDLEEGDTTDSMYGIAIDIGTTTVVTALIDMLTGKELADSSMINAQKHFGLDVLTRITYEMEHPKEGVQALKEAIVASINEMIADVCGQTGVKKEQIYEVSVGANCTMMHMLLGVDALSIGKSPYAPMFVKAKDIEAEEIGIHASRGARLYCLPSVSSYIGADIVAGAYVCELHKADENVLFIDIGTNGEIVFSDHGRLLSCSCAAGPALEGMNISSGMRAAEGAIEDVEIKEDGVKLKIIGNADPIGVCGSGILAVVKELVRTGLVRKDGAFIKLKNLEETDYRYPMIEMDGIKRQFKMTEDLKITQGDVRQVQLAKGAILSGFYALLKKAGKEMSELDKVMIAGQFGAHLPADSLIGTGILPAEVKDKLVYVGNSSKTGAYMALLSGQVKREMEELAHHMDYMELGATEGYERLFADCLMFPEVH; translated from the coding sequence ATGTATAAATTACGTGTCGTTCAGTCTGGCAAGCAATACGATTATGAACCGGGAGCAAGCCTTCTGGAAATCTTGCTGGCGCAGAACATATTTATTGATAATCCGTGTAATGGAAAAGGAGTATGCGGAAAGTGTAAAGTACGCATCGTATCAGGAGAAGTAGGGGAAGTATCTTCTACAGAATTACGTTTCTTAAAACCAGAAGAAGTAAAAAGTGGTGTGCGTCTTTCTTGTATGGTTCATCCACAGTGTGATCTGGAAGTAGAGCTGATGCAGAAAGAGCGCAAGCATGAAGTTCTATCAAAAGGATATGTGCCAAAATTTGAAAAAGACTTGGATATTGTCAAACAGATTGTGAATATACATAAGCCGCTTTTGACAGACCAAACACCATTTGAAGATCAGATTAAAGAACAACTTTCGAATGTGGAATTTCCATTTTCTGTATTGCGTGGATTCTGTTTCAAAGAAGGAAGTTACACGGCAGTTATCCATCGTGAAAAAGATGGCAAAAAAGTGCTGATGGATCTGGAAGAGGGAGATACTACAGATTCTATGTATGGAATCGCAATAGATATCGGAACAACGACCGTTGTTACAGCACTGATTGATATGCTGACCGGAAAAGAACTGGCAGATTCCTCTATGATCAATGCACAGAAGCATTTTGGGCTGGATGTCCTGACTCGTATTACTTATGAGATGGAGCATCCCAAGGAAGGGGTACAGGCACTTAAGGAAGCAATCGTTGCTTCCATCAATGAGATGATCGCAGATGTCTGTGGACAGACCGGAGTGAAGAAAGAACAGATTTACGAGGTCTCTGTAGGAGCGAACTGTACGATGATGCATATGCTTCTTGGTGTAGATGCACTGTCCATTGGAAAATCACCGTATGCACCAATGTTTGTAAAGGCAAAGGATATTGAAGCAGAGGAGATTGGTATTCATGCATCCAGAGGGGCAAGACTTTATTGTCTGCCGTCAGTATCATCTTATATCGGAGCAGATATTGTGGCAGGAGCTTATGTCTGTGAGCTTCATAAGGCAGATGAAAATGTTCTGTTTATTGATATCGGAACGAATGGAGAGATTGTATTTTCAGATCATGGAAGATTACTTTCCTGTTCCTGTGCCGCAGGTCCGGCACTGGAAGGTATGAACATCAGCTCAGGTATGCGTGCGGCAGAGGGAGCTATTGAAGATGTTGAAATTAAGGAAGATGGCGTGAAGCTGAAAATTATCGGCAATGCCGATCCAATCGGTGTCTGTGGAAGTGGTATTCTGGCAGTGGTAAAAGAATTGGTAAGAACCGGACTTGTAAGAAAAGACGGCGCATTTATCAAGTTGAAGAATCTGGAAGAGACAGATTATCGTTACCCAATGATTGAGATGGATGGTATCAAACGTCAGTTTAAGATGACGGAAGACCTTAAGATTACTCAGGGAGATGTCCGACAGGTACAGCTTGCAAAAGGAGCCATTCTGTCTGGCTTCTATGCACTTCTTAAGAAGGCAGGAAAAGAGATGAGTGAGCTTGACAAGGTTATGATCGCAGGACAATTTGGAGCACATCTTCCGGCAGACAGCCTCATTGGAACAGGAATTCTTCCGGCAGAAGTGAAAGATAAACTTGTCTATGTCGGTAACTCATCCAAGACCGGGGCTTATATGGCGCTCTTATCCGGTCAGGTGAAGCGTGAGATGGAAGAACTGGCTCATCATATGGATTATATGGAACTTGGTGCAACAGAAGGCTATGAGAGATTATTTGCCGATTGCCTTATGTTTCCGGAAGTTCACTAA
- a CDS encoding methylcobamide--CoM methyltransferase, which translates to MDAKERIRKAMHQEPTDRPPCICPGGMMNMITTDLMDEANVSWPEAHLNARMMADLAEANYEKGCFENVGVPFCMTIEAEAMGAQVTMGSKIYEPHVTGYAINSVTEWETITPMSMEEGRAKVVLDAIRILKSRNLDVPIIGNITGPVSTASSVMEPVIFYKELRKKKEEAHRYMQFVTDEIIKFARAQIDAGADIIAISDPSGTGEILGPKLFEEYTVKYNNMIWDALQKETMGKIMHICGQMKNVYPQAELIHSDVLSFDSCVSMREAREHLKKHALMGNVSTWTLEFGQPEKVEQLAVKCWRDGSNIISPACGLGTKSPLTNIQAIRHGIMEEAANV; encoded by the coding sequence ATGGATGCAAAAGAACGAATTAGGAAAGCCATGCATCAGGAGCCGACAGACAGACCGCCATGTATCTGTCCCGGTGGAATGATGAATATGATAACGACAGATCTGATGGATGAGGCAAATGTAAGTTGGCCGGAGGCACATCTGAATGCCAGAATGATGGCAGATCTGGCAGAAGCTAATTATGAAAAAGGCTGCTTTGAAAATGTAGGTGTTCCATTCTGCATGACGATTGAGGCAGAAGCTATGGGGGCTCAGGTGACTATGGGCAGTAAGATTTATGAGCCGCATGTAACGGGATATGCGATCAATTCGGTCACAGAGTGGGAGACCATTACACCGATGAGTATGGAGGAAGGAAGAGCAAAGGTTGTACTGGATGCAATCCGTATTCTGAAATCCAGAAACTTAGATGTACCGATTATCGGAAATATTACGGGACCGGTCAGCACAGCAAGTTCCGTTATGGAGCCGGTTATTTTTTATAAAGAGCTTCGTAAGAAAAAAGAAGAAGCGCACCGTTACATGCAGTTTGTGACTGATGAGATCATAAAGTTTGCAAGAGCACAGATTGATGCCGGCGCAGATATAATTGCAATTTCCGATCCAAGTGGAACAGGAGAAATTTTGGGACCGAAGCTTTTTGAGGAGTATACGGTCAAATATAATAATATGATCTGGGATGCTCTTCAGAAAGAAACCATGGGAAAAATCATGCATATTTGCGGACAGATGAAAAATGTATATCCGCAGGCAGAACTGATACATTCTGACGTACTTAGTTTCGATTCCTGTGTATCTATGCGTGAGGCACGCGAACATTTAAAAAAGCACGCCCTGATGGGAAATGTCAGTACATGGACGCTGGAGTTTGGACAGCCTGAGAAGGTAGAGCAGCTTGCAGTAAAATGTTGGAGAGACGGTTCCAATATCATTTCTCCGGCATGCGGACTTGGAACGAAGTCACCACTGACCAATATCCAGGCAATCCGTCATGGAATTATGGAGGAAGCAGCTAATGTATAA
- a CDS encoding corrinoid protein, whose amino-acid sequence MASKEELLAKLSECVVEMEDEEVVEVAKEYIEAGYPAFDGIMEGLVDGMNKASELYDAEEYFVTDVLLCSDAMYAGLDVLRPHLENTDDQTKKKAVIGVVEGDTHDIGKNLVKIMMETAGFEMYDLGRDVPLDQFIEKAKEVDADLICMSTLMTTTMGGMQTVIEKLKDQGIRDKFKVMVGGSPISKKFADDIGAEGYSVNAVEAVKVAKELTGIA is encoded by the coding sequence ATGGCATCTAAAGAAGAATTATTAGCAAAATTATCAGAGTGTGTAGTAGAGATGGAAGATGAGGAAGTCGTAGAAGTTGCGAAAGAATATATTGAGGCCGGATATCCGGCGTTTGACGGAATTATGGAAGGTCTTGTAGATGGTATGAACAAGGCCAGTGAGCTTTACGATGCAGAAGAGTATTTTGTAACAGATGTACTCCTTTGCTCTGATGCAATGTATGCGGGACTGGATGTACTTCGTCCGCATCTGGAAAATACAGATGATCAGACGAAGAAAAAAGCAGTTATTGGTGTTGTGGAAGGAGATACTCATGACATCGGTAAAAACCTGGTAAAGATTATGATGGAGACAGCAGGATTCGAGATGTATGATCTTGGACGAGACGTTCCGCTTGACCAGTTTATTGAGAAGGCAAAAGAGGTAGATGCAGATCTGATCTGTATGTCCACACTGATGACGACAACTATGGGTGGAATGCAGACAGTTATAGAGAAATTAAAAGACCAGGGAATCCGTGATAAGTTTAAAGTTATGGTCGGAGGAAGCCCGATTTCCAAAAAATTTGCGGACGATATCGGAGCAGAGGGATACTCTGTGAATGCGGTTGAAGCTGTAAAAGTTGCGAAAGAGCTGACAGGAATTGCCTAG